Proteins from one Silurus meridionalis isolate SWU-2019-XX chromosome 3, ASM1480568v1, whole genome shotgun sequence genomic window:
- the LOC124382727 gene encoding little elongation complex subunit 1-like — MPPPSAAKTPRFDAAPHKHTTQSLITSALETLQDSCDDVLSPNWIDALLKGNCELPSLTDEEKSVISRFCVNELLTETFLKVVLDKIKAEKESMGNELLQSLCRVYVGLCQKRGDSHKAHALAYRFLKEDFSEVPKLIMVMVTAWPSVFSQNSPLCRAIHIVCKMKAYGKIYYVLSKYLHWDTEPPGDIYRTITRTLKALLKDKSLTFQKSSWYGDDLCPAAWDYVFSLDLLCAQLGWIWTVSHVIRKDVWLILNTWLKQTQTEETKFRNVSVAAIFRLLGQLGQKALRENVAASVEDLAKRITKFRRQNDLPWEVQLAVVYATHDLAPSNPKVALKALESWKQNLTKPVPPAVTKCLEQISQLCSQTRNCITLNNV, encoded by the exons ATGCCACCACCCAGTGCTGCTAAAACGCCTCGATTTGATGCtgcacctcacaaacacacaacacaatcccTCATCACTAGTGCATTAGAAACACTGCAGGATTCTTGTGATGATGTTTTATCTCCAAACTGGATTGATGCACTACTTAAAGGAAACTGTGAACTTCCTTCTctgacagatgaagaaaaatctgtaATCTCCAGGTTTTGTGTAAACGAG TTATTAACGGAGACATTTCTGAAAGTGGTTTTGGACAAGATCAAGGCGGAGAAAGAGTCTATGGGAaatgaactcctgcagtctctctgtagggtttatgtgggATTGTGTCAAAAGAGAGGAGACTCTCATAAAGCACATGCCCTCGCCTACAGAtttcttaaagaag acTTTTCTGAAGTCCCAAAACTGAtaatggtcatggtgacagcatggccaagtgtttTCTCCCAAAACAGCCCTTTATGCAGAGCCATTCACATCGTGTGCAAAATGAAGGCATACGGAAAGATTTATTACGTGCTCAGCAAATATCTGCACTGGGATACG GAGCCTCCTGGAGACATCTACAGAACCATCACCCGCACACTGAAGGCTCTTCTGAAAGACAAAAGTCTGACATTCCAGAAGAGCAGTTGGTATGGTGATGATCTCTGTCCTGCTGCCTGGGACTACGTATTCAGCCTGGACCTTCtctgtgcacaactgggctggattTGGACCGTCTCCCATGTTATACG aaAGGATGTTTGGCTCATCTTGAATACTtggctgaaacaaacacaaacagaggaaacaAAATTTAGAAACGTCTCTGTAGCAGCAATattcaggctacttg GGCAACTTGGCCAAAAAGCCCTTAGGGAGAACGTGGCAGCATCAGTCGAGGATCTGGCAAAACGCATAACTAAGTTCAGGAGACAAAATG atttgccgtgGGAGGTGCAGCTCGCTGTGGTttatgccactcatgatctggcacccagcaacccCAAAGTCGCTCTGAAGGCTTTGGAATCATGGAAGCAAAACCTCACAAAGCCCGTTCCTccagccgtcaccaagtgccttGAGCAGATCAGCCAACTCTGTTCTCAAACAAGAAATTGTATcacattaaataatgtttaa